In the genome of Patescibacteria group bacterium, one region contains:
- a CDS encoding aminoacetone oxidase family FAD-binding enzyme: protein MDKDLSILWDVAVIGGGPAGMMAAGRAAERGLKVILIEKNDSLGKKLLITGGGRCNVTNGELDTRTLLSKFKDNDKFLFSAFSQWSVQETLDFFHIHNMETKEEKEKRVFPISNKSQSVWNVLVENLKKHNVTILSNSPVIEIIRDSEKNTISGIKLKNNKTITAHSYIVATGGKSRPETGSTGDGFVWLKKLGHDVIEPEASLVPIEVEDAWVKRLQGISMPEVKITLFQNEIKQDVQKGKILFTHFGISGPTVLNMSKDISELLKYGEVIISVDALPVYDPGTLNLKLQELLRGKDINKKLKNVLDEIIPAALVVPVLELSAVNGDTASNSVTREERLQLVKTLKDMRMRATGLLGLDKAIITSGGVSLDEVDFKTMRSRLFSNLYLIGDVLNIDRPSGGYSLQLCWTTGFVAGNSISSSQ from the coding sequence ATGGATAAGGATCTCTCAATACTATGGGACGTAGCCGTAATTGGTGGAGGCCCAGCTGGAATGATGGCAGCAGGACGCGCAGCAGAACGCGGTCTTAAAGTTATTCTTATTGAGAAAAATGATTCTCTCGGAAAAAAACTTCTTATTACCGGTGGTGGACGCTGCAATGTAACGAACGGGGAATTGGATACCCGCACCCTTCTCTCAAAATTTAAAGACAACGATAAATTTTTGTTTTCAGCATTTTCTCAATGGAGTGTACAAGAAACGTTAGACTTTTTTCATATACACAATATGGAAACAAAAGAAGAAAAAGAAAAACGAGTCTTCCCTATTTCAAATAAATCTCAGTCAGTGTGGAATGTGCTTGTCGAAAATCTCAAAAAGCATAATGTAACTATTCTTTCTAACTCACCCGTGATAGAAATCATTCGAGATTCTGAAAAGAATACTATTTCTGGAATAAAATTAAAGAATAATAAAACTATTACTGCGCACTCATATATAGTAGCAACTGGAGGAAAATCTCGACCAGAGACAGGCTCAACAGGAGATGGCTTCGTGTGGCTCAAAAAGCTTGGCCACGATGTCATTGAGCCAGAAGCATCATTAGTGCCTATTGAAGTAGAGGATGCGTGGGTGAAGCGTTTGCAGGGTATCTCTATGCCTGAAGTGAAGATTACTCTTTTTCAGAATGAGATAAAACAAGACGTACAAAAAGGCAAAATTCTTTTTACACACTTTGGAATCTCAGGCCCAACTGTTTTAAATATGAGTAAGGATATTAGTGAGCTTTTAAAATACGGTGAAGTAATAATCTCAGTAGATGCACTTCCTGTGTATGATCCAGGAACTCTCAATCTTAAACTCCAAGAACTTTTACGTGGCAAAGATATAAACAAGAAACTTAAAAATGTATTAGATGAAATTATACCTGCAGCACTTGTCGTACCAGTGCTCGAACTTTCAGCAGTAAACGGCGATACAGCAAGCAATAGTGTAACGCGAGAAGAGCGTCTCCAACTGGTAAAAACACTAAAAGACATGCGGATGCGTGCCACAGGATTACTCGGGCTTGATAAAGCGATCATAACTTCAGGGGGAGTTTCTCTTGATGAAGTAGATTTTAAAACTATGCGCTCTCGCCTATTCTCGAATTTATACTTAATTGGAGATGTTTTAAATATAGATAGACCATCAGGTGGCTATTCTTTGCAGCTCTGTTGGACCACAGGATTTGTAGCAGGAAATTCTATTTCTTCTTCTCAATAA
- a CDS encoding AAA family ATPase yields MTQTDALNILKLGHNVYLTGSAGSGKTYVLNQYIQYLKKHEIAHAVTASTGIAASHMNGVTIHSWSGLGIRNTLTPYDLEAMEEKRYLWERFKNTKVLIIDEVSMLHHFRLDLVDEIARFFKRNDKPFGGLQVVLCGDFFQLPPVSKSHEEDAEFIYKSEAWKNLNLKICYLEGSYRQTDTAFLDVLNGIRTNSVSDVLRSHLDKRFNSELIGDLKPTKLFTHNVDVDGINAQELAATEGEARSYFMNEEGRDVLVAAIKNSCLAPGVLTLKKGAQVMFVKNNYDVGYVNGTLGTVIECGITSPIIKTASGKIIKAEPMEWTIEDDGKVKAKVKQVPLRLAWAITIHKSQGMTLDAAEIDLSKSFEKGMGYVALSRLKSLSGLKLLGINEQALEVDEDVLMFDEELQEQSKKLQQVLSKVDQKELQKQQDEFLARAAAVMRTKKSIKVETHIITKALLEKKMSLQAMAKERNLKVETIISHIETLQEDNHDIDIEYLKAANIKPALLKKITDAFHESYKTTGDYSLGSVRTLLKNTVSFPEVRFARLFIEKKK; encoded by the coding sequence GTGACTCAAACAGACGCACTCAACATTTTAAAACTTGGACATAATGTCTATCTCACAGGTTCTGCCGGTAGTGGAAAGACTTATGTGCTCAATCAATACATTCAGTATTTAAAAAAGCATGAAATTGCTCATGCCGTTACTGCCTCAACAGGAATTGCTGCCAGTCATATGAATGGTGTGACTATTCATTCATGGTCTGGACTTGGAATTCGCAATACATTGACTCCTTATGATTTGGAAGCAATGGAAGAAAAAAGATATTTATGGGAAAGATTTAAGAATACAAAAGTACTGATTATTGATGAAGTATCAATGCTCCATCATTTTCGCTTAGATCTCGTTGATGAGATTGCGCGGTTCTTCAAACGAAACGATAAGCCATTTGGAGGACTACAGGTGGTTTTGTGTGGTGATTTTTTTCAGTTGCCACCAGTTTCAAAATCACATGAAGAAGATGCTGAATTTATTTATAAATCAGAAGCATGGAAAAATTTGAATTTAAAGATTTGTTATCTCGAAGGTTCATATCGTCAAACAGATACTGCCTTCTTGGATGTCCTAAATGGAATTAGAACAAATTCTGTTTCTGATGTATTGCGGTCACATTTAGATAAAAGATTTAATTCTGAACTGATTGGTGATCTAAAGCCCACCAAACTTTTTACTCACAATGTAGACGTAGATGGTATTAATGCTCAAGAACTTGCCGCTACCGAAGGCGAAGCACGGAGTTATTTTATGAATGAAGAGGGTCGTGATGTACTGGTTGCTGCTATCAAAAATAGTTGTCTTGCTCCGGGTGTGTTAACTCTCAAAAAGGGTGCTCAGGTAATGTTTGTTAAAAACAATTACGATGTGGGCTATGTAAACGGTACATTGGGTACGGTTATTGAGTGTGGAATTACGTCTCCTATAATTAAAACTGCAAGCGGCAAAATCATTAAAGCAGAACCCATGGAATGGACTATTGAAGATGATGGGAAGGTAAAAGCAAAAGTAAAACAAGTGCCACTTCGTTTGGCCTGGGCAATTACTATTCACAAAAGTCAGGGAATGACTCTCGATGCTGCAGAGATTGATCTTTCAAAATCATTTGAAAAGGGTATGGGATATGTGGCGTTGTCGCGGCTCAAATCTCTATCAGGTTTAAAACTCTTAGGTATCAACGAACAGGCTTTAGAGGTTGATGAAGATGTACTTATGTTTGATGAAGAACTCCAAGAGCAATCAAAGAAGCTTCAGCAAGTACTTTCAAAAGTTGATCAAAAAGAATTACAAAAACAGCAAGATGAATTTCTTGCACGCGCCGCTGCTGTAATGCGCACTAAGAAAAGTATTAAGGTTGAAACTCACATTATTACCAAAGCGCTTCTTGAAAAGAAGATGTCACTTCAGGCAATGGCAAAAGAACGGAACCTAAAAGTTGAGACTATCATTAGTCATATAGAAACATTGCAAGAAGATAATCACGATATAGATATAGAGTATTTGAAAGCTGCAAATATCAAACCTGCATTACTTAAGAAAATTACTGATGCATTTCATGAGTCTTATAAAACTACAGGAGATTATAGTTTGGGCTCAGTACGTACTCTATTAAAGAATACCGTGTCTTTTCCAGAAGTGCGTTTTGCAAGACTCTTTATTGAGAAGAAGAAATAG
- a CDS encoding DedA family protein, with the protein MVPAAVIEGPVLTMICGFLYKMGYLAFIPTYLLLMFGDILGDVIWYGIGYYGGRPFVRRFGKYFSVTEEKITTVEKFFHTHSDKILIISKITNGFGFALVTLMTAGIVKISFKRYMILNTIGQFIWTGTLLALGYFFGNVYETMDGIFAKISLFAMIAIALALFFGIGKYMKERVTATSEKPL; encoded by the coding sequence ATGGTCCCGGCCGCCGTGATTGAGGGGCCAGTTCTCACCATGATATGTGGGTTTCTCTATAAAATGGGATACCTTGCTTTTATACCCACATATCTCCTACTTATGTTTGGCGATATCCTAGGAGATGTCATCTGGTACGGAATTGGATATTATGGAGGCCGCCCGTTTGTACGCAGATTTGGCAAATATTTTAGTGTTACAGAAGAAAAGATTACAACGGTAGAAAAGTTCTTTCATACTCATTCAGATAAGATTTTAATTATTTCAAAAATTACAAACGGCTTCGGCTTTGCACTTGTAACTCTTATGACTGCTGGAATCGTTAAAATATCTTTTAAGCGCTATATGATTCTCAATACTATTGGCCAGTTTATTTGGACTGGCACACTCCTTGCACTTGGTTATTTCTTTGGTAATGTATACGAAACAATGGATGGGATATTTGCAAAGATTTCACTTTTCGCAATGATAGCTATAGCGCTTGCATTATTCTTTGGCATTGGTAAATACATGAAAGAACGAGTAACAGCCACATCAGAAAAACCTCTATGA
- a CDS encoding glycosyltransferase — protein sequence MISIIIPTYNEEKAISKMLKHLTTTLTIPYEIIVTDDLSTDTTVEIAKTFPVKVVVNPHKKSIGANRNFGATHAHSEYIAFLDAGCMIHNPDLFFTKALEAIRNKKLAGLTCWIKVAPDVETLPDKIIITLLNYVYRISNNILHTGNATGKFQMVDKQSFDTIGGYNENLISCEDFDMFNRISKVGPTYFHTELTVYHENRRAHTLGWPRLLWIWTVDNIWFMLFKKSHSKEWKPVR from the coding sequence ATGATTTCTATTATAATTCCTACATATAATGAAGAGAAAGCTATAAGCAAGATGCTCAAACATCTTACAACTACACTTACTATTCCCTATGAAATCATAGTTACCGATGATCTTAGTACAGATACAACAGTAGAAATAGCTAAAACATTTCCGGTAAAAGTTGTAGTTAATCCCCATAAAAAAAGCATCGGAGCAAATAGAAATTTTGGAGCAACTCATGCTCATAGTGAATATATTGCTTTTCTAGATGCTGGATGCATGATTCACAATCCTGATCTTTTTTTCACCAAAGCTTTAGAAGCTATTAGGAATAAGAAGCTTGCAGGCCTTACCTGTTGGATAAAGGTAGCCCCAGATGTAGAAACACTTCCAGATAAAATTATTATTACACTGCTTAATTATGTTTACAGAATAAGTAATAATATACTTCATACAGGTAATGCGACTGGTAAATTTCAAATGGTTGATAAACAATCATTTGATACTATAGGAGGATACAATGAAAATCTTATTTCATGTGAAGACTTTGATATGTTTAATAGAATTTCTAAAGTAGGTCCAACATACTTTCATACAGAGCTAACGGTGTATCATGAAAATAGAAGAGCACATACATTGGGATGGCCACGCCTGCTTTGGATTTGGACAGTAGATAATATTTGGTTTATGTTATTTAAAAAATCTCATTCTAAAGAATGGAAACCCGTTCGCTAA
- a CDS encoding glycosyltransferase family 2 protein, protein MKISLIIPAYNEEKYIGQCLDAVTKNACESLAEIIVVDNASTDRTSEIAKSFPNVRVVYEEKKGLTKARQCGYNHAQSPIVAYIDADTKMPAQWLERIAQEFENNQKVACVSGPYIYHDIPKWQQFFVKLYWYLLAYPMYLIIGYMVVGGNFAIRKDTLIKMNGFDTTIDFYGEDTNIARRAHAFGKVLFKPSLYMFTSGRRFSGQGFISTGKTYVINFVSEVVLKKPLTKSYKDIR, encoded by the coding sequence ATGAAAATCTCACTTATTATTCCAGCATATAATGAAGAAAAATATATTGGCCAGTGTCTCGACGCTGTGACAAAAAATGCTTGCGAGAGTCTTGCCGAAATTATTGTTGTAGATAATGCAAGTACTGATAGAACCAGCGAAATTGCAAAAAGCTTTCCAAATGTACGCGTAGTATATGAAGAGAAAAAAGGTCTTACCAAAGCTCGCCAGTGTGGATACAATCATGCTCAATCACCTATTGTGGCGTATATAGATGCAGATACTAAAATGCCTGCTCAGTGGCTGGAACGGATTGCACAAGAGTTTGAGAACAATCAAAAAGTTGCATGTGTGAGTGGCCCATATATTTATCATGATATACCAAAGTGGCAGCAATTTTTTGTAAAACTCTATTGGTATCTTTTGGCATATCCTATGTATCTAATAATTGGATATATGGTTGTTGGTGGAAACTTTGCCATTCGTAAAGACACTCTTATAAAAATGAATGGATTTGATACAACTATCGATTTTTATGGAGAAGATACCAATATAGCAAGAAGAGCACATGCTTTTGGCAAAGTGCTCTTCAAACCAAGTCTTTATATGTTTACTTCAGGGCGACGTTTTTCTGGGCAAGGGTTTATAAGTACTGGTAAAACCTATGTTATTAATTTTGTTTCTGAAGTAGTTTTAAAGAAACCTCTCACTAAAAGTTATAAAGATATTCGCTAA
- a CDS encoding PAS domain S-box protein produces MDDPTALPNIYKDIVDSLDNYAVFAVSKEGIILTWNDGAQEVFSYKRKEIIGKHVSTLRSQEYKQKDGFSKLSKQALKEKVVELEGWYFKKGGKKFWAKGFLYPMRDTHGKVIGFSEIIRDRTERQKAVDEHNHIRALEREALAKSEEVRQSLYSVFTQAPALIAILRGRKGIVELFNPMFEKLWGKRDILGKPMRDAVPELNKQGYFKFIERVYDEGEVVYGNEIYASIDRHGTGVFEDAYFNFVYQPLRDEKGKVDSIIILGLEVTEQVQARKEYQYSQERLDLAQKAGKIGTFEWRIKDNKLIWTPELEALYGLLPGEFQKSYDHWVSMIHPEDVKKVDDNLAHALKNKSKYDVEFRIILPNQTTRWLMAKGDVFFNKKGKAERVVGVNIDITEKKFTEERLRESERHHARVVSTLGEGITLSDMGGVVQTANKAALEILGLSYDQIVGKLPTDPMWKVIKEDGSPFPAEERPSLVTLRTRQPQSNSVMGVYRPDGTLVWVLVNCTLLYEQGNTEPYAMVSSFIDISLRKNLEQQKDLFLGIASHELKTPITSLKLFADILNIQAKNSDQPKLIEIAGMVHSQAERISHLIHDLLDMSMVHAGKLDLKYQQFDMNEVARDIIKSLQLTTTSHLIEYKLLAKHKVSADKDRIEQVLTNLLANAIKYSPKADRIIVRVKENKGNILVEVEDFGQGIPKEEQQKVFDRFFRTEYSKQKNISGFGLGLNISAQIIKRHKGTLTVKSEVGKGSIFCFTLPLKKKD; encoded by the coding sequence ATGGATGATCCTACAGCATTGCCTAATATATATAAAGATATTGTAGATAGTCTCGACAACTATGCAGTTTTTGCTGTTTCAAAGGAAGGGATTATTTTGACATGGAATGATGGTGCTCAGGAAGTCTTTTCTTATAAACGAAAAGAAATTATTGGAAAGCATGTATCTACACTGCGTTCTCAAGAATATAAACAAAAAGATGGATTTAGTAAGCTCTCAAAACAAGCCCTTAAAGAAAAAGTAGTAGAGCTGGAAGGCTGGTACTTTAAAAAAGGAGGAAAAAAGTTTTGGGCAAAGGGGTTTTTGTATCCAATGAGAGATACTCACGGAAAGGTTATTGGTTTTAGTGAAATAATTCGTGATAGAACAGAACGGCAAAAAGCTGTAGATGAACACAATCATATACGTGCCCTTGAGCGTGAAGCATTAGCTAAATCAGAAGAGGTTCGCCAGAGTTTATATTCTGTGTTTACTCAAGCACCAGCACTAATTGCAATTTTGCGTGGACGTAAAGGCATTGTAGAGCTTTTTAATCCCATGTTTGAAAAGTTGTGGGGTAAACGAGATATTTTAGGTAAACCAATGCGAGACGCAGTACCTGAATTAAATAAGCAGGGATATTTTAAATTTATTGAGCGGGTATACGATGAAGGCGAAGTTGTATATGGAAATGAAATTTATGCATCTATTGATCGACACGGGACTGGAGTGTTCGAAGATGCCTATTTCAACTTTGTATATCAACCCCTGCGCGATGAAAAAGGGAAGGTAGACTCAATAATCATTTTGGGTCTTGAAGTTACAGAACAAGTTCAAGCTCGCAAAGAATATCAGTATAGTCAGGAACGACTCGATCTTGCACAAAAGGCTGGGAAGATAGGGACTTTTGAATGGCGAATAAAAGATAATAAACTTATTTGGACTCCAGAGTTGGAGGCATTGTATGGTTTGCTTCCAGGAGAATTTCAGAAATCATATGATCATTGGGTTTCAATGATTCATCCTGAGGATGTAAAAAAAGTTGATGACAATCTAGCTCATGCTTTAAAAAATAAGAGCAAGTATGATGTTGAGTTTAGAATTATTTTACCCAATCAAACAACACGTTGGTTGATGGCTAAAGGTGATGTGTTCTTCAATAAAAAAGGAAAAGCTGAGCGAGTTGTGGGAGTTAATATAGATATTACTGAAAAGAAGTTTACTGAAGAACGTTTGAGAGAAAGTGAACGTCATCATGCTCGTGTAGTGTCAACGCTTGGAGAAGGTATTACTTTGAGTGATATGGGTGGTGTTGTCCAAACCGCAAATAAAGCTGCGTTAGAAATACTTGGTTTAAGTTATGACCAGATTGTTGGTAAGTTGCCCACTGATCCTATGTGGAAAGTTATTAAAGAAGATGGATCTCCATTTCCTGCAGAAGAACGCCCTTCTCTAGTAACACTCAGAACTCGCCAACCACAGAGTAATTCTGTTATGGGTGTATATCGGCCTGATGGAACACTTGTATGGGTTCTTGTGAACTGCACATTATTGTATGAACAAGGCAATACTGAACCATATGCAATGGTGTCTTCATTTATTGATATTTCATTACGTAAAAATCTAGAACAGCAAAAAGATTTGTTCTTAGGTATAGCAAGTCATGAATTAAAAACCCCAATAACTAGTTTAAAATTATTTGCTGATATTTTAAATATTCAGGCGAAGAACTCAGATCAACCAAAGCTCATTGAAATTGCAGGTATGGTTCATTCTCAAGCAGAAAGAATTTCACATCTCATTCATGATCTTCTTGATATGAGTATGGTTCATGCTGGTAAGCTTGATCTTAAATATCAGCAATTTGATATGAATGAAGTTGCTCGAGATATTATAAAATCACTTCAGCTCACAACAACGTCGCATCTTATTGAGTATAAACTCCTAGCAAAACATAAGGTGAGTGCTGATAAAGATCGAATAGAACAAGTGCTTACAAATCTTTTAGCTAATGCTATTAAGTATTCTCCAAAGGCAGATCGGATTATAGTTCGCGTTAAAGAAAACAAGGGTAATATACTTGTAGAAGTTGAAGACTTTGGTCAGGGGATTCCAAAAGAAGAACAGCAAAAAGTATTTGATAGATTTTTTAGAACAGAATATTCGAAGCAAAAAAATATTTCCGGCTTTGGTTTGGGATTAAATATTAGTGCCCAAATTATTAAACGTCACAAGGGTACTTTAACGGTAAAAAGTGAAGTGGGTAAAGGTTCTATATTTTGTTTTACACTACCTCTAAAAAAGAAGGATTAA
- a CDS encoding ABC transporter permease, whose product MNAIYILWIRQLKRFIRKKASVIGALGQPVIFLFAFGFGLSPMYSSATGGGDYIQFIAPGIIAMTVLFSSIFTGMEIIWDKQFGFLKETFVAPVSRFQIFMGKTLGGMSVAAIQGLLVFLVTLIAGFRPHSLAMLPVGLLIMLLVSFLFSALGAAIAARLEDMQGFPLIFNFIIQPLFYLSGALFPVDNLPAVLSYITKVNPLTYGVDSMRYAFSGASAFSPVVSISVLLGVSVVTVLIGIYQFNKIEL is encoded by the coding sequence ATGAATGCTATATATATTTTGTGGATTCGACAGTTAAAGCGATTTATTCGTAAGAAGGCGAGTGTGATTGGCGCCCTAGGCCAGCCTGTTATTTTCCTTTTTGCTTTCGGTTTTGGATTAAGTCCTATGTATTCATCTGCCACAGGTGGAGGGGATTATATACAGTTTATCGCTCCAGGTATTATTGCCATGACGGTGCTCTTTAGTTCTATTTTTACGGGAATGGAAATTATTTGGGATAAGCAATTTGGGTTCCTCAAAGAAACGTTTGTTGCTCCTGTATCTCGCTTTCAAATCTTTATGGGAAAAACATTGGGTGGTATGAGTGTCGCTGCAATTCAAGGATTATTAGTATTTCTTGTAACACTTATTGCTGGATTTCGACCACATAGTTTGGCAATGCTTCCTGTGGGTCTATTGATAATGTTGCTTGTTTCATTTCTGTTTTCAGCATTGGGAGCCGCAATTGCTGCACGGCTTGAAGATATGCAGGGTTTCCCATTAATTTTCAATTTTATTATTCAGCCATTATTCTATCTTTCAGGGGCGCTCTTCCCAGTTGATAATTTACCTGCTGTACTTTCATATATCACGAAAGTAAATCCACTCACATACGGCGTAGATAGTATGAGATATGCATTTAGCGGTGCTAGTGCTTTTTCACCAGTTGTAAGTATTTCAGTTCTTCTTGGAGTTTCAGTGGTTACCGTACTCATTGGTATATACCAATTCAACAAAATCGAGCTATAA
- a CDS encoding ATP-binding cassette domain-containing protein produces the protein MIEVKNVTKKFGNFTAVDDVSFTVKKGEVFAFLGPNGAGKSTTIKMLTTLLHPTQGQIFLDGHNVTENPSMTRKSFGIVFQDPSLDNELTAYENMQFHAILYGLTKEQYTDRIKKLLQLVELTDKKDNFIKTFSGGMKRRLEIARGLLHHPKVLFLDEPTIGLDPQTRNHIWNYIHNLNKEENVTIFFTTHHMEEVERMATKIAIIDHGKIITQGSPEEIRKKAGKDNLEDAFIALTGNQIREEASNFSKGTLRGVSKM, from the coding sequence ATGATAGAAGTAAAAAACGTAACAAAAAAGTTCGGTAATTTTACTGCTGTAGATGATGTGTCATTTACAGTAAAAAAAGGAGAGGTTTTTGCATTCTTAGGCCCAAACGGCGCAGGTAAGTCTACAACAATTAAGATGTTAACGACTTTGCTTCATCCAACACAAGGTCAGATTTTTCTTGATGGTCATAATGTGACTGAAAATCCAAGTATGACTCGAAAGTCATTTGGAATTGTTTTTCAAGACCCTAGTCTTGATAATGAACTTACTGCCTATGAAAACATGCAATTTCATGCGATTTTGTATGGTCTCACAAAAGAGCAATATACAGATAGAATAAAAAAGCTCCTTCAACTAGTAGAGCTTACTGATAAGAAAGATAATTTCATTAAGACATTTTCAGGAGGTATGAAGCGACGATTGGAAATTGCTCGAGGTTTGCTTCATCATCCAAAAGTGCTCTTTTTAGATGAACCAACAATTGGTCTTGATCCTCAAACTCGAAATCATATTTGGAATTACATTCATAATCTAAATAAAGAAGAAAACGTTACAATTTTCTTTACGACTCACCATATGGAAGAAGTAGAACGAATGGCAACAAAGATTGCTATTATCGATCATGGAAAAATAATTACTCAAGGTAGTCCAGAGGAAATTCGAAAGAAAGCAGGGAAAGATAATTTGGAGGATGCATTTATTGCATTAACAGGAAATCAGATTCGAGAAGAAGCTTCAAACTTTAGTAAGGGCACATTACGTGGAGTTTCAAAAATGTAA
- a CDS encoding slipin family protein, with protein sequence MAPIVIVLIVVVGVILISLRQINQYERGLKFTMGRFTSILEPGWRIIIPIFQSYSKVDMRVKAVDVPDQKAITRDNVSVTVNAVIYYKVQSAEKAILEVEDFRYAISQYAQTTMRNIVGEVTLDELLANRDKLADRIKEIVDTETDAWGLKVNNVELKDVSLPADMERTIAKQAEAEREKRAVIINSEGELAASQNMAEAARVLGSVPGALHLRTLQSINDISSDQSNTVVFTVPLEILRSFEGFKDVIVKKSE encoded by the coding sequence ATGGCACCAATAGTAATCGTTTTGATTGTGGTTGTCGGAGTCATTCTAATTAGTCTTCGACAGATCAACCAGTATGAGCGAGGCCTCAAATTTACCATGGGTAGATTTACCTCAATTCTTGAGCCGGGGTGGAGAATTATCATTCCTATTTTTCAGAGTTATAGCAAAGTAGATATGCGAGTGAAAGCTGTGGATGTGCCTGATCAGAAAGCCATTACTCGTGATAACGTGTCTGTAACTGTTAATGCAGTGATTTATTATAAAGTTCAGTCGGCTGAGAAAGCTATTCTTGAAGTAGAAGATTTTCGCTATGCAATTTCTCAGTATGCGCAAACAACAATGCGAAACATCGTAGGTGAAGTAACCCTAGATGAGCTTTTAGCAAACCGAGATAAATTGGCAGATCGAATTAAAGAAATTGTTGATACTGAAACAGATGCGTGGGGACTTAAAGTAAATAATGTAGAACTGAAAGATGTGAGTCTCCCAGCAGATATGGAACGAACAATTGCAAAACAAGCAGAAGCAGAACGAGAGAAGCGAGCGGTAATTATTAATTCTGAAGGAGAACTTGCAGCTTCTCAGAATATGGCAGAAGCAGCAAGAGTACTTGGATCTGTGCCTGGTGCTCTCCATCTCCGAACTTTGCAATCCATTAATGACATTTCATCAGATCAATCTAACACTGTCGTATTTACGGTGCCACTTGAAATCCTCCGATCATTTGAAGGTTTTAAGGATGTTATTGTGAAAAAATCAGAGTAA
- a CDS encoding peptidylprolyl isomerase: protein MNATLHTNKGDITLEFFASQAPQTVENFTKLASTGFYDGVKFHRVIQDFMIQGGDPLSKDDSKQAMWGTGGPGYKFADEITSTNKNDEGTIAMANSGANTNGSQFFINLKNNNFLDGKHTVFGKVTQGMDVVKAIEAVETNQNDRPLEPVVIKNITLK from the coding sequence ATGAATGCAACATTACACACAAATAAAGGAGATATAACGTTAGAATTCTTTGCTTCACAAGCTCCACAAACTGTTGAAAACTTTACAAAGCTAGCATCTACAGGTTTTTATGACGGTGTTAAGTTTCATCGAGTGATTCAAGATTTTATGATTCAAGGTGGAGATCCACTTTCAAAAGATGATTCAAAACAGGCAATGTGGGGAACTGGGGGACCAGGATATAAATTTGCTGATGAAATCACCTCTACAAATAAAAACGATGAAGGAACTATTGCTATGGCAAACTCTGGAGCAAATACAAACGGCAGTCAGTTTTTTATTAATCTTAAAAATAACAATTTTTTAGATGGTAAACATACAGTGTTTGGTAAAGTGACTCAGGGAATGGATGTAGTAAAAGCAATAGAAGCAGTAGAGACAAATCAGAATGATCGTCCATTAGAACCTGTTGTAATAAAAAATATTACTCTCAAGTAA